From one Pelecanus crispus isolate bPelCri1 chromosome 21, bPelCri1.pri, whole genome shotgun sequence genomic stretch:
- the ANKRD39 gene encoding ankyrin repeat domain-containing protein 39 yields the protein MAAGRRSPPGPCCPWRAAVPSVHQSLPEMDFERGIWSAARDGDEPRVLQLLERRGEPSQPDLAGYTALHYASRNGHLGVCRLLLQRGARCNARTPGGATPLHRASYCGHLAVARLLLAHGADPVAADEDGRTSLHKAAEQGHRELCALLLRHSPALAGIRDAKGRRPCDVAAPAVQDLLDT from the exons ATGGCGGCGGGCCGCCGTTCGCCGCCCGGTCCCTGCTGCCCGTGGCGGGCGGCGGTGCCCAGCGTGCACCAGAGCCTGCCCGAGATGGACTTCGAGCGGG GGATCTGGTCGGCGGCGCGGGACGGGGACGAGCCCCgggtgctgcagctgctggagcggcGAGGGGAGCCCAGCCAGCCCGACCTGGCAGGGTACACGGCCCTG cactatgccagccGCAACGGGCACCTGGGTGTCTgccggctgctgctgcagcgcgGCGCCCGCTGCAACGCCCGCACGCCCGGCGGTGCCACCCCCCTGCACCGCGCCAGCTACTGCGGCCACCTCGCCGTCGcccggctgctgctggcccacGGCGCCGACCCGGTTGCCGCCGACGAGGACGGCCGCACCAGCCTGCACAAG GCAGCCGAACAAGGCCACCGGGAACTCTGCGCCCTGCTGCTACGGCACAGCCCGGCGCTGGCCGGCATCCGCGACGCCAAGGGCCGGCGGCCCTGCGACGTGGCCGCCCCGGCGGTGCAGGACCTGCTGGATACCTGA